From a single Ignavibacteria bacterium genomic region:
- a CDS encoding N-6 DNA methylase yields the protein MLDNETKRRIDTARDILVGKVPDPKSQVEQITIALIYKFMDDMDAEAEELGGERKFFSGEYEQYGWKKLMAQGMGGFEVLTLYSEAIQKLNINPNIPQLFRDIFKNAYLPYRDPQTLKSFLKTIDEFNYDHSERLGDAFEYLLSVLGSQGDAGQFRTPRHIIDFMVYLVDPKKNETILDPACGTAGFLISSYKHIVKSNSSNFNSEGQNDFSFGEINSERYRGDKLTPDERTRLALNIKGYDISPDMVRLSLVNLYLHGFADPKISEYDTLTSEEKWNEHSDIILANPPFMSPKGGIKPHKRFSVESSRSEVLFVDYIAEHLTPNGRAAVIVPEGIIFQSGTAYKSLRKMLVENYLYAVISLPAGVFNPYSGVKTSILLMDKTLAKRTDKILFAKVENDGFDLGAQRLANDKSELPTVANAVKDFAQSILNHTEFDADSYINMVLATKEKVGGNGEWGLGGERYKPQLQIISHFPLVRIGETCDIVGGGTPSKQNSEYWGKGTIKWISSKHISDLMRVTGFELITEKALVESSSKIAPKGSVILITRVSVGKYAYANDDYAINQDLTALIPNGLLDGRYLYAISSHISNQIDASAQGIGVRGVNRDFVANFQIPLPPLEIQKEIVAEIEGWQKIIDGARQVVENYKPQIEIDPSWEMVELGEILKKESLTIEPQFHSGTVKYVGLENISKNTGELIGTTSVNFNEVKSTKICFSKYQILYGKLRPNLNKVWLADFDGICSTDIFVLTPLNYESDIRFYNFYLRSDEFNREVLKGLKGSQLPRVTWDYFSKIKIPKPTFEVQKEIANSIDAERLLINSNKKLIPIFEEKIKAKIAKVWGE from the coding sequence ATGTTAGATAACGAAACTAAACGCCGCATCGATACGGCAAGAGATATTTTGGTAGGAAAAGTGCCTGACCCAAAGTCCCAGGTGGAGCAAATCACGATTGCGCTTATTTATAAATTTATGGATGACATGGACGCAGAAGCCGAGGAACTCGGCGGAGAGCGGAAATTCTTCTCGGGTGAATATGAGCAGTACGGTTGGAAAAAACTTATGGCTCAGGGTATGGGTGGTTTTGAAGTTTTAACTCTGTACTCAGAGGCAATACAAAAGCTCAACATAAATCCAAATATTCCACAACTTTTCAGGGATATCTTTAAAAATGCTTATCTCCCCTACCGCGACCCACAAACCCTCAAAAGTTTTCTTAAAACCATAGACGAATTTAACTACGATCACTCGGAAAGATTGGGAGATGCATTTGAATATCTTCTTTCCGTGCTTGGAAGCCAGGGAGACGCGGGGCAATTCAGAACCCCAAGGCATATCATAGATTTTATGGTGTATCTGGTTGATCCAAAAAAGAACGAAACCATATTAGACCCGGCATGTGGAACGGCGGGTTTCCTGATCTCATCGTATAAACATATCGTTAAAAGCAACTCAAGTAATTTTAATTCAGAAGGACAAAATGACTTCTCCTTTGGCGAGATTAACAGCGAACGATACCGCGGTGATAAATTAACTCCCGATGAAAGAACTCGACTTGCTTTAAATATAAAAGGATACGATATTTCTCCTGATATGGTAAGGCTGTCACTTGTAAATCTTTATCTGCACGGATTTGCGGATCCTAAAATTTCCGAATATGACACTCTAACAAGTGAAGAGAAGTGGAACGAACATTCCGATATTATCCTCGCAAATCCTCCATTTATGTCTCCAAAAGGAGGAATTAAACCACACAAAAGGTTTTCGGTTGAAAGCAGTCGCAGTGAGGTTTTATTTGTTGATTACATCGCAGAACACCTGACACCTAACGGAAGAGCAGCGGTCATCGTGCCGGAAGGAATTATTTTCCAATCCGGAACCGCATATAAAAGCTTAAGAAAGATGCTGGTCGAAAATTATTTATACGCGGTTATTTCTTTACCCGCAGGAGTGTTCAATCCATACAGTGGAGTAAAAACTTCCATTTTGCTGATGGATAAAACACTTGCGAAAAGGACAGATAAAATTCTCTTTGCAAAAGTGGAAAATGACGGCTTCGACCTTGGTGCACAAAGACTTGCAAATGATAAAAGTGAACTCCCGACTGTCGCGAATGCAGTTAAAGATTTTGCACAAAGCATTCTTAATCATACAGAGTTTGATGCAGATTCTTACATAAACATGGTGCTTGCAACAAAAGAAAAGGTCGGTGGAAATGGCGAATGGGGCTTGGGTGGAGAAAGGTATAAACCACAATTACAAATAATCAGTCATTTCCCATTAGTTAGAATCGGTGAAACATGTGATATTGTCGGAGGCGGTACACCCTCAAAGCAGAATAGTGAATATTGGGGAAAAGGGACAATAAAATGGATTTCTTCCAAACATATTAGTGATCTGATGCGAGTTACTGGCTTTGAATTAATTACAGAGAAAGCCTTAGTTGAGTCATCTTCCAAAATTGCACCCAAGGGTTCAGTAATTCTCATTACAAGAGTCTCAGTTGGCAAATATGCGTACGCTAACGACGATTATGCAATCAATCAGGATTTAACTGCACTGATTCCGAATGGCTTATTGGATGGGAGATACTTATATGCAATTTCTTCTCATATTTCAAATCAAATAGATGCTAGTGCTCAGGGTATTGGTGTTCGAGGAGTAAACAGGGATTTTGTAGCAAATTTCCAAATCCCACTCCCACCACTCGAAATACAAAAGGAAATAGTTGCTGAGATAGAAGGTTGGCAAAAAATAATTGATGGTGCCCGCCAAGTCGTAGAAAACTATAAACCTCAAATAGAAATTGACCCGAGCTGGGAAATGGTGGAGTTGGGAGAAATACTAAAAAAAGAATCTTTGACTATTGAACCTCAGTTCCATAGTGGTACCGTAAAGTATGTTGGGCTAGAAAATATTTCTAAGAACACAGGAGAGTTAATTGGAACAACTTCAGTCAATTTCAATGAGGTTAAAAGTACAAAAATTTGTTTTTCAAAATACCAAATTCTTTATGGAAAGTTACGGCCAAATCTAAACAAAGTTTGGCTCGCAGATTTTGACGGAATTTGCTCAACAGATATTTTTGTTCTTACGCCTTTGAATTATGAATCTGATATCCGATTTTACAACTTCTATCTGAGGAGTGATGAATTTAATCGAGAAGTTTTAAAGGGTTTAAAAGGATCACAACTACCTCGGGTAACCTGGGATTACTTTTCAAAGATAAAAATCCCGAAACCCACATTTGAAGTTCAAAAAGAGATTGCAAACTCTATTGATGCTGAACGATTACTCATTAATTCAAACAAAAAATTGATTCCTATTTTCGAGGAAAAAATAAAAGCCAAAATAGCTAAGGTGTGGGGAGAGTGA